The Paenibacillus beijingensis nucleotide sequence CGCGCAATCAAGGTGTTTTTTAATTCGTTATTGAAAACGAGATTTTTCGATTCGACCCGGATGCCCGGATTTTCCCGCTCGAACGCAGGAATCAGCTCCCGCTCCAGCAGCCAGGCTTCTTTATCGCTGTAGGTGTTCCAAAACGTCACGACGGTTTCTTCCTGTTCATGAAGCTTTTGAACGTTGTTCGGATCGGTAATGACCGATGGGCTTCCACAACCTGCTGTCAATACGAGAATGAGTAATAGGGTCAGCCATCGGCAGCACATTAACGAAATCCTCCTTTCCTAAACGGCATGCCTTGGTGCCGCCTGGTGCTTTTCCCTGTATTCCAAAGGAGTTAACCCGGTCATCTTCTTGAATACTTTGCTGAAATATTTCACGTCTTTAAACCCGGCGGCTTTGGCGATATCGTAAATCCGGCTTTCGTTTTGTGCGAGCAGCCGCTTCGCTTCCCGGATCCGCAGCTCGATCAAATAATCGATAAAGTTCCGGCCGGTCAGTTTTTTGAAATAAAGACTGAAGTAGCTTTTGCTGAGATGAACGATATCCGCTACGCTCTGAAGGGATAAGTTCTCGGTATAATGAGCCGCGATATAATCGAGCGCCTTCGTAATCAGCTGCCCGTCATATCCTTGATCGGACAGCTTCAGTGTAAAGGACTTTTCCATCATCTCTTCCAGCTGTTCAATCATAGTGGCTGCCAATTGTTCCAATGTCTCCACTTTGAGAAGCTGATCACGCAGCTCAGGGGGCAGCGGCTCAGACTCCTCATGCAGCTGATAAACGGTTGTCAGCAAACTGAGCGCTTCCTGCTGCACTTCTTCCGTATTCAAGAACCTGCTCTTCCAGCGTTCAAGCGCAAATTCGACGGCGGAAGAAACCGGATCGCCATTGCGGATCATATCGAAGAAAGGAGCCCAGTCATGCTGCGCTTCCTTGTCGGCCGACGTTTTTTCCCGATCCGATCCCGATTCGTCGATCCGATACAAACCGCCGAGCCCTTCGAAAAATCGTCTATTGCAAGCCGAGAGACTGTCTTCATATCCTTTAAGAATACTGCCCGTCCCTTGTTTTACGACGAAACCGACGGACGTTGAAACTTCCCATTCCGTCTCCAGCATCCGCTTCCACTCATTGATCCGCGCTTCCGCTTCATCGCAAGCACCCGGGATGAGCAGAAACAAGCTGCTTTCAGACACCTGAAGCGCCGTTCCTTCTTGCATTTGCACATAAAACTGTTCTTGTATTTCCTCAAGCAGCAGCTGCACATGCA carries:
- a CDS encoding response regulator transcription factor, whose protein sequence is MKYSVLIVDDEPVIRNGISAFIDWEKVGLTVEDHYANGMEALEALKNRSFDILITDIKMPRLNGIELMKQALELCPWLKVILISSYSDFEYVKEGLKLGAVDYLLKLTLQKEDLLAVLRRCITLLEDERREDSERTISRQGLLYKERKQVEQQIKRLIVQEQTPLASTDWAPAWLAKCYACVYLMLDGAEEWIENHGYLHVQLLLEEIQEQFYVQMQEGTALQVSESSLFLLIPGACDEAEARINEWKRMLETEWEVSTSVGFVVKQGTGSILKGYEDSLSACNRRFFEGLGGLYRIDESGSDREKTSADKEAQHDWAPFFDMIRNGDPVSSAVEFALERWKSRFLNTEEVQQEALSLLTTVYQLHEESEPLPPELRDQLLKVETLEQLAATMIEQLEEMMEKSFTLKLSDQGYDGQLITKALDYIAAHYTENLSLQSVADIVHLSKSYFSLYFKKLTGRNFIDYLIELRIREAKRLLAQNESRIYDIAKAAGFKDVKYFSKVFKKMTGLTPLEYREKHQAAPRHAV